The Brassica napus cultivar Da-Ae chromosome C1, Da-Ae, whole genome shotgun sequence DNA segment GTGAGAAACTTCCTTTTGAAGACTCTTCGTCTTCAGTCTTGGGAGAAAAAGATTGATAGGTTCCAGCTTGGCGAAGGAGTTATGCCTGCTAGCTTCAAAGTTTTCCATGATCCCGTTAGGAACCATGAAACGTTGATTGCTGATTTTGGCGAGAGCGCGATTGGGAGAGTGGCGCCGGTTGATTCTGGATTCTGGTGGATTATTTTGCTCAGAGCCTACACAAAGTCTACTGGAGACTCTTCTCTTGCTGACATGCCTGAATGCCAGAAGGGTATACGGTTGATACTAAGCCTTTGTCTCTCTGAGGGGTTTGATACCTTTCCCACTCTCTTGTGCGCTGATGGCTGCTGTATGATTGATCGTAGGATGGTGAGTAAAGTCCTTTTACTAATTTGATTCTTTCTACAAGGAGACAGTTTGAGAATCTTCTGTTTTTTCCTTGTTGTAGGGAGTTTATGGTTACCCGATAGAGATCCAAGCCCTCTTCTTTATGGCCTTAAGGTGTGCGCTCCTCGTACTTAAACACGATGGAGAAGGTAAAGAAATGGTGGAACAGATAGTGAAGCGACTCCATGCGTTGAGCTACCACATGAGGAGTTACTTCTGGCTAGACTTGAAGCAGCTTAATGACATTTACCGATACAAGACTGAGGAATACTCTCACACTGCTGTCAACAAGTTCAACGTAATCCCTGATTCTCTTCCGGAATGGGTTTTCGACTTCATGCCATCTCACGGAGGGTTTTTTATCGGCAACGTTAGCCCCGCGAGAATGGATTTCCGCTGGTTTGCGTTGGGAAATTGTATAGCCATATTGTCTTCCATGGCTACTCCTGAACAGTCAACCGCAATAATGGATCTCATAGAATCTCGCTGGGAAGAATTGGTTGGAGAAATGCCGCTCAAAGTTTGCTACCCTGCAATAGAAAGCCATGAATGGAGGATTGTAACTGGTTGTGACCCCAAAAACACTAGATGGAGTTACCACAATGGAGGGTCCTGGCCAGGTAAATTTACTAATTCTCCTATACGTTGCGTTGGATTACAATTAAACATGTTCCTGTTCCTCTGGTCTGACCTTTATGTTCCCTGGCACAGTGCTGCTGTGGCTACTGACGGCTGCTTGTATCAAAACTGGTCGACCTCAAATAGCAAGGCGAGCAATTGAAGTAGCTGAGGCTAGGCTTCATAAAGACAATTGGCCTGAATACTATGATGGAAAGCTAGGGAGATACGTGGGGAAGCAGTCACGTAAATGCCAGACCTGGTCAATCGCCGGATACTTAGTAGCCAAGATGATGCTGGAAGATCCGTCACATGTCGGTATGGTTGCTCTTGAGGAAGACAAACAAATGAAACCCGTTATGAGAAGATCCAACTCCTGGACTTGTTGAAGTTTGATCATCTTCGTCAAGGTAACATAAGCAAGAGATGATCTTAAGAGAAAACCTCATGACCCGTGGTTTTAATGCCTGATAACGactctttctttgtttttcaaattGCACATTCTACGTTGTTTTGCTttgtgaaatatttttagacTACGAAACATTTAAGCATCATAAAAAAAGAGTTCTTCTCTTTAAGCTTCACATTCTTATTACATgcatatctctctctctgttgCTCAAACATCAAGGTTTCGAGCAACGATGCCTTCAAATGTAACACCAGGTCCAAAAGCTAGAATCAGACCCCACTCGTTTTCAACTTCCTTCATCTTCCTTGCTTTCCGGCTCTCCTCCAACATATACTCCAACACATAAACGATTGAATTGCTACTTGCGTTGCCATAGTCCATTAGAGCTCTTCTGCTTGGACTCAGCTTCTCCGGCGAGAGGTTAAGCCGCTTTTCCATTCGGTTCAAGATGGCTGGTCCGCCTGGATGAACCGCCCAGAACATCTGGTTATAGTCTTTAGGAGTCAGTCCCGCTTTTCCTATTAGCTTCTTGCAGAAACTCTCCACGTTGTCTTCTATTAGCTTCGGAAGCTCTCTCGACAGCGTGAAGTTTATCCCTTCTTCCGTTAGCCTCCCATCTATCGTCTTCTCTGTGTCTGCACCATGAAAATGCTATCCTAAGTTTGTCTAAACACATCGGCTAAGTTATAAGGATGCAAAGATCATGTAGTTTTTTACCAGGAAGGAAATTTTGAATTGCAGTGTGAAGCTCAAAGAGAGGCTTCTCAGAGATGGGGTCTGGGTCGGATCCGATGATCATAGCTCCAGCTCCATCACCAAACAACGCGACCCCAACAAGATCATACGGTCTGTCTGCACTTGGAGGTTTGAAACCAATGATGGTAGTCTCAGAAGTAGCAAGCAAAACTCTACTCCCCGGATTGTTCTCGGCTATGTCTTTGGCTACACGGAGGCCTGCAACGCCACCAGAACAGCCTACGAAGTAGAGAAGAACACGGTGTGTCTCGGGGCTGAGACCAAGTCCTTTGGCTAAGTACAGGTCGCCACCAGGAAGACGAGCTTCGCTTGAGGAGACGTAGACAAGGTGAGTTATGTCGGAGATAGAACGGCCCCATTTCTTGATGCAGGCTCTAGAAGCTTCTACCGCCATTTCGGTGACAGCGTCGTTGCATATGTCCAGACGCTGCTTCACGGTGGATCCTCCTTCAATGGCGAGTTCTGGATACTTCGTTAGTATCTCCTCTGACATTACAACATACCTTGTCTTCACCGTCGTTGTCTTGCCTGTATTGTAAAGGCAACAGTCAAAACAACCTCCGTACTGAGAAGCTTATacaaagttaaaatttattaaaaaggagaaaaggttaaagaaagagattacAGAGACGAGTAAGCTTCTGTTTGAGTTCAGGGTCATCACAGTTGGTGGTTTTGAAGTAGCCATCAACCAAGTACTCTTGCATCACAAGCTGGTGAGGAAAGGCTTTTCCGATAGCAAGAATGGTCGCTTTCCCTGGATTTGGTTTCTTCTCCGAACCCAACTCTGTTGAATCGATGCTTCCCATTTTCTATCTGTTTTCTCTTGTTAAATATTAAGTATGTTCAAAAGGGTCAAGGTGAaggcatatatataatatatatatatacagtctaTGACCTGCATCTTGTGCGGTGTTTGTTTCTGCCTAGTTGATATTTGGTGAAGATTAGGTGTGAGATTCAGGAGCTTCATGTTTATTGCATTGGCTCTTTCTCAAAGATCAATCTCGAATTCTTTGAGTATTTTCT contains these protein-coding regions:
- the LOC106375292 gene encoding probable alkaline/neutral invertase B isoform X2, coding for MSSFNLNVDVNQNGDTLDDIDDIDFSKLLEKPRPLNIERLRSLDERSLTELSGSPQLRNADNASRVHDHADYVASPSVGRWSGFNTPRSVHGFESHPMVGEAWDALRRSMVYFRGQPVGTIAAVDNSEEKLNYDQVFVRDFVPSALAFLMNGEPDIVRNFLLKTLRLQSWEKKIDRFQLGEGVMPASFKVFHDPVRNHETLIADFGESAIGRVAPVDSGFWWIILLRAYTKSTGDSSLADMPECQKGIRLILSLCLSEGFDTFPTLLCADGCCMIDRRMGVYGYPIEIQALFFMALRCALLVLKHDGEGKEMVEQIVKRLHALSYHMRSYFWLDLKQLNDIYRYKTEEYSHTAVNKFNVIPDSLPEWVFDFMPSHGGFFIGNVSPARMDFRWFALGNCIAILSSMATPEQSTAIMDLIESRWEELVGEMPLKVCYPAIESHEWRIVTGCDPKNTRWSYHNGGSWPVLLWLLTAACIKTGRPQIARRAIEVAEARLHKDNWPEYYDGKLGRYVGKQSRKCQTWSIAGYLVAKMMLEDPSHVGMVALEEDKQMKPVMRRSNSWTC
- the LOC106375292 gene encoding probable alkaline/neutral invertase B isoform X1 codes for the protein MRFCNSLLSFLRRISGEESCTCVSSGVIIRLFARVLNRSGAMSSFNLNVDVNQNGDTLDDIDDIDFSKLLEKPRPLNIERLRSLDERSLTELSGSPQLRNADNASRVHDHADYVASPSVGRWSGFNTPRSVHGFESHPMVGEAWDALRRSMVYFRGQPVGTIAAVDNSEEKLNYDQVFVRDFVPSALAFLMNGEPDIVRNFLLKTLRLQSWEKKIDRFQLGEGVMPASFKVFHDPVRNHETLIADFGESAIGRVAPVDSGFWWIILLRAYTKSTGDSSLADMPECQKGIRLILSLCLSEGFDTFPTLLCADGCCMIDRRMGVYGYPIEIQALFFMALRCALLVLKHDGEGKEMVEQIVKRLHALSYHMRSYFWLDLKQLNDIYRYKTEEYSHTAVNKFNVIPDSLPEWVFDFMPSHGGFFIGNVSPARMDFRWFALGNCIAILSSMATPEQSTAIMDLIESRWEELVGEMPLKVCYPAIESHEWRIVTGCDPKNTRWSYHNGGSWPVLLWLLTAACIKTGRPQIARRAIEVAEARLHKDNWPEYYDGKLGRYVGKQSRKCQTWSIAGYLVAKMMLEDPSHVGMVALEEDKQMKPVMRRSNSWTC
- the LOC106375293 gene encoding type III polyketide synthase B-like, with protein sequence MGSIDSTELGSEKKPNPGKATILAIGKAFPHQLVMQEYLVDGYFKTTNCDDPELKQKLTRLCKTTTVKTRYVVMSEEILTKYPELAIEGGSTVKQRLDICNDAVTEMAVEASRACIKKWGRSISDITHLVYVSSSEARLPGGDLYLAKGLGLSPETHRVLLYFVGCSGGVAGLRVAKDIAENNPGSRVLLATSETTIIGFKPPSADRPYDLVGVALFGDGAGAMIIGSDPDPISEKPLFELHTAIQNFLPDTEKTIDGRLTEEGINFTLSRELPKLIEDNVESFCKKLIGKAGLTPKDYNQMFWAVHPGGPAILNRMEKRLNLSPEKLSPSRRALMDYGNASSNSIVYVLEYMLEESRKARKMKEVENEWGLILAFGPGVTFEGIVARNLDV